The Daucus carota subsp. sativus chromosome 7, DH1 v3.0, whole genome shotgun sequence genome window below encodes:
- the LOC135147906 gene encoding uncharacterized protein LOC135147906 codes for MPPRRQNRANNRDGNNDNNNPEPTMAQILQILAQQTANLTQQQERQANPQVTFKNFQSVNPPEFKGSADPIEARIWLKEIEKAFMLVKVRDEQKTEFASYYLKEEATYWWESVRAMEGTEDVTWDRFKELFLEKYFPQFLQDRMELQFLELKQGDMSVAEYEKKFAELARFVPTYVDTDRKRAKRFQQGLKAWIRGKLAILELDTYAAVVQKAMIAETESEMSQKEKEGKKRRPEHHEGQSQQGRFQNFNPKKGKFQQGRNPTFKKPDVGGSGQGNRPAIGNQPRPPLPECQICGKKHGGICNRLNVVCYKCNQKGHYSRECQNPPARTPMIRDQPARNQPNRTPAAGITCFRCGKPGHMVKDCKVPAPSNPTLRIMGSTPVVPEVPKARTYNMTMRDAVQDADVVAGTLTVNSLCAKVLIDSGATRSFISEDFVPKLNCPIELLNEVMNIELANQERVPVSQVYRNCEVEILGNKFCADLIPFKLGEFDVILGMDWLSKHNAQIDCRSKKVMLKTPNEKTIVFRGQKQVKKFLTMIQTKRLLRQGCEAYIAYVTDQSRELVKLEDIPVVNEFPDVFPDELPGLPPDREIEFAIDLAPGTEPVSKAPYRMAPVEMKELATQLQDLLEKGVIRPSVSPWGAPVLFVKKKDGSMRLCIDYRELNKLTIKNRYPLPRIDDLFDQLKGARCFSKIDLRSGYHQLKIKPEDIPKTAFRTRYGHYEFLVMAFGLTNAPAAFMDLMNRVFKPYLDKFVIVFIDDILIYSKTTEDHATHLRMALETLRREKLYAKFSKCEFWLQEVQFLGHIVSKEGIKLDPSKI; via the coding sequence ATGCCTCCCAGAAGACAAAACCGTGCAAACAACCGTGATGGTAACAATGATAATAACAATCCAGAACCTACAATGGCCCAGATTCTTCAGATCTTGGCCCAACAGACTGCCAACCTGACTCAGCAGCAGGAAAGGCAGGCTAATCCCCAGGTTACTTTCAAAAACTTTCAGTCTGTTAATCCCCCAGAGTTTAAGGGTTCAGCGGACCCTATTGAGGCTAGGATATGGTTGAAGGAAATTGAAAAGGCATTTATGTTGGTTAAAGTGAGAGATGAGCAGAAGACTGAGTTTGCTAGTTATTATTTGAAAGAGGAGGCCACCTATTGGTGGGAGTCTGTGAGAGCAATGGAAGGGACAGAGGATGTTACTTGGGATAGGTTTAAGGAGTTGTTTCTGGAGAAATATTTTCCTCAATTTCTCCAGGATCGAATGGAGTTACAGTTTTTAGAATTGAAGCAAGGGGATATGTCAGTGGCTGAGTATGAGAAAAAGTTTGCTgaattggctaggtttgttCCAACCTATGTAGATACCGACAGGAAAAGAGCTAAGAGATTCCAACAGGGGTTAAAAGCATGGATCAGGGGAAAACTAGCCATATTGGAATTAGATACTTATGCAGCTGTAGTTCAGAAGGCAATGATAGCGGAAACGGAAAGCGAAATGTCTCAGAAAGAGAAAGAGGGAAAGAAGCGTAGGCCAGAGCATCATGAGGGACAGTCTCAGCAGGGAAGGTTTCAGAACTTTAAcccgaagaaagggaaatttcagCAGGGGAGAAATCCCACTTTTAAGAAGCCAGATGTAGGTGGTAGTGGACAAGGTAACCGTCCAGCTATTGGAAATCAACCAAGGCCTCCACTGCCGGAGTGCCAGATATGTGGAAAGAAACACGGGGGAATCTGTAATAGATTGAATGTGGTGTGTTATAAGTGTAATCAGAAGGGACACTATTCTAGGGAATGTCAGAACCCACCAGCACGGACCCCAATGATTCGAGATCAACCAGCAAGGAACCAACCCAATAGGACTCCAGCAGCTGGGATAACATGTTTTAGGTGTGGAAAACCAGGACACATGGTGAAGGATTGCAAGGTACCAGCTCCAAGTAACCCTACACTTAGAATTATGGGATCCACTCCAGTAGTCCCAGAAGTTCCTAAAGCCAGAACCTACAACATGACTATGAGGGATGCAGTTCAGGACGCAGAtgtggtggcaggtacgcttactgtgaattctttatgtgccaaggttttgattgattctggagctactagatcgttTATTTCTGAAGATTTTGTGCCTAAGTTGAATTGTCCTATAGAATTGCTTAATGAGGTTATGAATATAGAGTTGGCTAATCAGGAACGTGTCCCTGTTAGCCAAGTTTATAGGAATTGTGAAGTTGAGATTttaggaaataagttttgtgccgacttgatacctttcaagttgggagagtttgatgttattttaggaatggattggttatcgaagcataatgctcaaatagattgtcgtAGTAAAAAGGTGATGTTAAAAACACCGAATGAGAAGACGATAGTATTTCGAGGGCAGAAACAGGTAAAGAAGTTTTTGACTATGATTCAAACGAAGAGATTGTTGCGTCAAGGTTGTGAAGCTTATATAGCATATGTAACTGATCAGAGTCGagaacttgtgaagcttgaagATATTCCTGTAGTAAACGAGTTTCCAGATGTATTTCCAGATGAGTTACCCGGATTACCTCCAGATAGAGAAATTGAATTTGCAATAGATTTAGCACCTGGAACTGAACCAGTATCTAAAGCCCCATATAGAATGGCACCAGTAGAAATGAAGGAATTGGCAACCCAGTTACAAGATTTGTTAGAAAAAGGAGTGATTAGAcccagtgtatccccgtggggagcaccggtgttgtttgtgaagaagaaggatggtAGTATGAGGTTATGTATTGATTATCGGGAACTTAATAAGTTAACCATTAAGAATAGATACCCATTACCTCGTATAGATGACTTGTTTGATCAACTGAAGGGAGCGAGatgtttttcgaagattgatttaAGGTCGGGATACCATCAGCTAAAGATTAAACCAGAAGATATACCtaaaacagcttttagaacccgATATGGCCACTATGAGTTTTTAGTGATGGCCTTTGGATTAACCAATGCCcccgcagcttttatggatttaatgaacagagtctttaaaccatacttggataaatttgtgattgtattcatagatgatattctgatttATTCCAAAACCACTGAGGATCATGCAACCCACTTAAGGATGGCTTTAGAGACATTGAGAAGAGAGAAGCTGTATGCTAAGTTTTCAAAGTGTGAATTCTGGTTACAAGAGGTCCAATTTCTAGGTCATATAGTCAGTAAAGAAGGAATTAAATTAGATCCCTCCAAGATATAG
- the LOC108193470 gene encoding phosphoribosylformylglycinamidine cyclo-ligase, chloroplastic, whose product MTMPFGANFELSRCNVTSVSPSCPKLGMSVAQLRDPLHLRLSNRCFAYSLAPREVLCRTKRVNSRILCTMSESSVDGGNKYEGMLTYKSAGVDIDAGSELVKRIAKMAPGIGGFGGLYPFGDSYLVAGTDGVGTKLKLAFETGIHDTIGIDLVAMSVNDIVTSGAKPLFFLDYYATSRLDVDLAEKVIKGIVDGCQQSECVLLGGETAEMPDFYADGEYDLSGFAVGSVKKDSVINGKNIVAGDVLIGLPSSGVHSNGFSLVRRVLTKSGLSLKDNLPGESVTLGEALMAPTVIYVKQVLDIISKGGVRGIAHITGGGFTDNIPRVFPDGLGAVIFKDSWVVPPVFKWIQKAGGVEDAEMRRTFNMGIGMVLVVSKEAALRLLGDAHTSNIAYRIGEVVKDVGVRYQ is encoded by the exons ATGACTATGCCCTTCGGAGCAAATTTCGAGCTCTCGAGATGCAATGTGACATCTGTTAGCCCTTCTTGTCCGAAATTGGGCATGTCTGTGGCACAATTACGTGACCCTTTGCACCTTCGCCTCTCAAATAGGTGTTTTGCATATTCGTTGGCTCCTAGAGAAGTTTTATGTAGAACAAAAAGGGTTAACAGTAGAATTTTGTGCACGATGTCGGAAAGTAGTGTGGATGGCGGTAACAAGTATGAGGGCATGCTTACTTATAAAAGTGCTGGGGTGGACATAGATGCTGGATCAGAGCTTGTTAAAAGGATTGCAAAAATGGCTCCTGGAATCGGAGGCTTTGGTGGACTTTATCCTTTTG GGGATTCCTATCTTGTGGCTGGTACAGATGGCGTGGGAACCAAACTTAAGTTAGCATTTGAAACTGGAATTCATGACACTATTGGCATTGATCTG GTTGCGATGAGTGTCAACGATATTGTTACTTCTGGTGCAAAGCCTCTATTTTTTCTTGATTACTACGCAACAAGTCGTCTAGATGTTGATCTGGCTGAAAAG GTTATAAAAGGCATTGTCGATGGTTGCCAGCAATCAGAATGTGTTCTTTTAGGAGGAGAG ACTGCAGAGATGCCAGATTTCTATGCCGATGGTGAGTATGACCTTAGTGGTTTTGCGGTTGGCAGCGTAAAAAAAGATTCCGTTATCAATGGGAAAAATATTGTGGCGGGAGATGTTCTTATTGGCCTACCTTCTAGCGGAGTTCACTCAAATGGTTTCTCTCTCGTCAGAAG GGTCCTTACTAAAAGTGGACTCTCTCTAAAAGACAATCTCCCTGGTGAATCTGTCACATTAGGTGAAGCATTGATGGCTCCTACTGTTATATACGTTAAGCAG GTGCTTGATATAATCAGCAAGGGAGGTGTCAGAGGAATCGCCCACATCACTGGCGGTGGTTTTACAGATAATATCCCTCGTGTATTTCCAGACGGCCTTGGAGCTGTAATTTTCAAGGATTCTTGGGTAGTTCCTCCTGTTTTCAAATGGATACAGAAG GCTGGAGGAGTAGAAGATGCGGAAATGAGGCGGACCTTTAATATGGGAATTGGGATGGTTCTTGTTGTTAGCAAGGAGGCGGCTCTTAGGTTACTTGGTGATGCACACACATCAAATATAGCATATCGGATTGGTGAAGTTGTAAAGGATGTCGGAGTGAGGTATCAATAA
- the LOC108193500 gene encoding small ribosomal subunit protein uS19x, producing MADVEVDVTAAGAPKKRTFKKFSFRGVDLDALLDMSTDELVKLFGARARRRFQRGLKRKPMALIKKLRKAKREAPAGEKPELVKTHLRNMIIVPEMIGSVVGVYNGKTFNQIEIKPEMIGHYLAEFSISYKPVKHGRPGIGATHSSRFIPLK from the exons ATG gcGGACGTGGAAGTAGACGTGACGGCAGCAGGAGCACCGAAGAAGAGGACGTTCAAGAAGTTCAGTTTCAGAGGAGTTGATTTGGATGCGCTTCTTGATATGTCCACTGATGAGCTTGTTAAGCTCTTCGGTGCTCGTGCCAGAAGAAG GTTTCAGAGAGGGTTGAAGAGGAAGCCGATGGCTTTGATCAAGAAGCTCCGCAAGGCG AAACGAGAGGCACCAGCAGGTGAGAAGCCAGAGCTTGTGAAGACTCACCTTCGCAATATGATCATCGTTCCTGAGATGATCGGGAgtgttgttggagtttacaATGGCAAGACCTTCAACCAGATTGAGATCAAGCCCGAAATGATCGGACATTATTTGGCTGAGTTCTCCATTTCATACAAGCCAGTTAAGCATGGAAGACCTGGTATTGGTGCCACCCACTCCTCAAGGTTTATCCCATTGAAGTGA
- the LOC108196798 gene encoding uncharacterized protein LOC108196798, whose protein sequence is MLSGLKFIPRDEVEQVREDKLDDSAKERKKSKSRKKHRKKKEKSRSDSSDDELGKIRKRSKKKNWHGSDDDDFSSSSGSDSLSDSKLNKKRKTDKRKAKKKYDDTSEDEERDAVEKADKDSARKDMGLDWMLRPKEDIGKKGNHVSDDLLERTPVEETKKVNPKEMNPYWKDDGSGYPDDTDTGKAGGDHLFSSSVVGDGGASWRLKALKRAKEQAARDGRKLDEVVEERWGSLGELAVSVASRSAAPSRAHLTAIHNRKKGPVEEKQTVTDAKSERAYEKDVSTPNPNMRIPKRHDSLSWGKGRRNRMSTEDATLVSSTLASLNKFSNDGSFMSEVTSQRSADSGAKRDRERKSDVVQIDSEKLSDAVVKPEMSANQIAAKVMQLRLKGKHEEADNLLKEAEKMKAQSSGQESASRTQEGHTRRYVMHDSSVRQKKNEEDADMHLATKIMQNKKFSISGQADDEYDYDEGPRKKRENKGGNDHRSGVKTNFPQRILTQHERCQFCFENPSRPRHLVISIANFVYLMLPQWQPIVPGHCCILPMQHEASTRNVDNNVWDEIRNFKKCLIMMFAKQEKEVVFIETVMGLAQQRRHCLVECIPLPEAVAKQAPLYFKKAIDEAEDEWSQHNAKKLIDTSVKGLRASIPKDFPYFHVEFGLSKGFVHVIDDETSFKSNFGLNVLRGMLKLPAEDMHSRRKHESVDSQKVAVRNFNQEWEPFDWTKQLD, encoded by the exons ATGCTATCGGGATTGAAGTTTATACCGCGTGATGAAGTGGAACAA GTTAGAGAAGACAAGTTGGATGATTCTGCAAAGGAGAGGAAAAAGTCGAAAAGTAGGAAGAAGCATaggaagaagaaggagaagtctcGTTCTGATAGTTCAGATGATGAATTGGGGAAAATAAGGAAAAGGTCTAAGAAGAAGAATTGGCATGgttcagatgatgatgatttCTCCTCCTCCAGTGGTAGTGATAGTCTAAGTGACTCTAAATTGAATAAGAAGAGAAAGACTGATAAGAGAAAAGCAAAAAAGAAGTATGACGACACCTCGGAAGATGAGGAGAGAGATGCTGTTGAAAAAGCTGATAAGGATAGTGCGAGGAAAGATATGGGACTTGACTGGATGCTTAGACCGAAAGAGGATATCGGAAAGAAGGGCAACCATGTATCCGACGATTTGCTAGAGAGAACTCCAGTTGAAGAG ACAAAGAAAGTAAATCCCAAAGAAATGAATCCATACTGGAAGGATGATGGAAGTGGTTATCCAGATGATACAGATACGGGAAAGGCTGGAGGAGATCatctcttttcttcttctgttGTAGGAGATGGAGGTGCAAGTTGGAGACTGAAAGCTCTGAAACGTGCTAAAGAACAAGCAGCTCGTGATGGACGCAAATTGGATGAG GTGGTTGAAGAGAGATGGGGTTCGCTAGGGGAACTGGCTGTATCTGTGGCATCTCGTTCTGCTGCTCCATCACGTGCTCATCTGACAGCTATACACAATAGAAAGAAGGGACCAGTAGAAGAAAAACAAACTGTCACAGATGCAAAAAGTGAAAGGGCTTATGAGAAG GATGTATCCACCCCTAATCCTAACATGAGGATTCCTAAACGACACGATTCTTTATCATGGGGAAAGGGAAGAAGAAATAGGATGTCCACTGAAGATGCAACCCTTGTATCTTCAACTCTAGCAAGCCTTAATAAGTTTTCTAATGATGGAAGCTTTATGTCCGAAGTAACTAGTCAGCGTTCTGCTGATTCTGGAGCAAAGCGTGACAGAGAAAGAAAGTCGGATGTTGTTCAAATAGATTCAGAGAAACTTAGTGACGCTGTAGTGAAACCTGAAATGAGCGCAAATCAAATAGCTGCGAAAGTAATGCAGCTTCGATTGAAGGGAAAGCATGAAGAGGCTGATAACCTTTTG AAAGAAGCAGAGAAAATGAAAGCTCAGAGTAGTGGTCAGGAAAGTGCAAGCAGAACGCAGGAGGGACACACCCGCAG GTATGTCATGCATGACAGCAGTGTTCGTCAAAAGAAGAACGAAGAAGATGCTGACATGCATCTAGCTACTAAAATAatgcaaaacaaaaaatttagcaTCTCTGGGCAGGCCGATGATGAATATGACTATGACGAGGGCCCAAGAAAAAAGAGGGAGAATAAAGGAGGCAATGATCATAGGTCAGGAGTAAAGACTAATTTCCCACAGCGCATCTTAACCCAACACGAGCGGTGCCAATTTTGTTTTGAGAATCCCTCGAGGCCAAGACATCTTGTTATCTCAATTGCCAACTTTGTGTATCTTATGCTCCCGCAGTGGCAGCCGATTGTGCCAGGACATTGCTGCATCTTACCTATGCAG CACGAGGCTTCTACAAGAAATGTAGACAACAATGTGTGGGACGAAATACGCAACTTTAAAAAGTGTCTTATCATGATGTTTGCCAAGCAAGAGAAGGAAGTGGTTTTTATTGAAACAGTGATGGGGCTGGCACAGCAACGCCGACACTGTTTGGTTGAGTGCATACCTTTACCTGAAGCTGTTGCCAAGCAAGCACCTTTATACTTTAAAAAG GCAATCGACGAAGCTGAAGACGAGTGGAGTCAGCATAATGCAAAGAAACTAATAGATACAAGCGTGAAAGGCTTGCGCGCCTCGATCCCAAAAGACTTCCCCTATTTTCATGTTGAGTTTGGTTTAAGCAAGGGATTTGTTCATGTTATTGATGATGAAACATCGTTTAAAAGCAATTTTGGTCTCAATGTCTTGAGAGGAATGCTAAAATTGCCTGCTGAAGACATGCACAGTCGCAGGAAGCACGAATCAGTGGACTCACagaaagtagctgttagaaattTCAATCAAGAATGGGAACCATTTGATTGGACAAAGCAATTAGATTGA
- the LOC108194127 gene encoding syntaxin-related protein KNOLLE, translating to MNDLMTKSWKSYVDLKKEALKDLEAGPDVEMSKTTQMDEGLTSFLAEAEIVKSEMNSIKDILVQLQQASEDSKSLHKPEALKSIRSKINSNVVLVLKMARSIKGQLEEMDRSNAVNRRLSGCKDGSPVDRTRSAVTNGLRKKLKELMMDFQGLRQRMMSEYKDTVGRQYYTVTGEYPNEDVIEKIISDGNGGEQFMAKAIQEHGRGKVLETVVEIQDRHDAAKEIEKSLLELHQVFLDMAVMVEAQGEQMDDIEHHVMNAAQYVTDGSKNLKTAKGYQKSSRRCMCIGIILLLILILVIVLPIATSFSKS from the exons ATGAATGATCTTATGACAAAGTCATGGAAGAGCTATGTGGATCTAAAGAAAGAGGCCTTGAAAGATCTCGAAGCAGGCCCTGATGTCGAGATGTCGAAGACTACCCAGATGGATGAAGGGCTCACTTCATTTTTAGCTGAAGCGGAGATTGTCAAATCAGAGATGAATTCAATCAAAGACATCTTGGTTCAGCTCCAACAGGCCAGTGAAGACAGCAAGTCCCTTCACAAACCCGAGGCCTTAAAGTCGATACGAAGCAAGATTAATTCTAATGTTGTGTTGGTGCTTAAAATGGCTAGGTCAATTAAGGGTCAGCTGGAAGAGATGGACAGGTCTAATGCTGTGAATAGGAGGCTTTCGGGGTGTAAGGATGGGAGTCCGGTGGATAGGACTAGGTCCGCGGTGACGAATGGGCTGAGGAAGAAGTTGAAGGAGCTGATGATGGATTTTCAGGGGTTGAGGCAGAGGATGATGAGTGAGTACAAGGATACTGTGGGAAGACAGTATTACACTGTGACGGGTGAGTACCCGAATGAGGATGTGATTGAGAAGATTATTTCTGATGGAAATGGCGGGGAGCAGTTCATGGCTAAGGCAATTCAG GAACATGGAAGGGGAAAAGTGCTGGAGACGGTGGTTGAGATACAGGACAGGCATGATGCAGCGAAAGAGATAGAGAAGAGTTTGTTGGAGTTGCACCAGGTGTTCTTGGATATGGCAGTGATGGTGGAGGCACAAGGAGAACAAATGGATGACATTGAGCACCATGTGATGAATGCAGCGCAGTATGTTACTGATGGATCCAAGAACCTTAAGACTGCAAAGGGGTACCAGAAGAGCAGCAGGAGGTGCATGTGCATTGGAATTATATTGCTGTTGATTCTCATTCTAGTCATTGTGCTCCCAATTGCAACCAGCTTTAGTAAATCCTAA
- the LOC135148029 gene encoding proteinase inhibitor-like: MSICQGKSSWPELVGASGEDAAATIERENTLVDAIIVKEGTSVIDNFSCERVWVWVNCDNVVVSIPKIG; encoded by the exons ATGTCGATTTGCCAAG GTAAGAGTTCGTGGCCTGAGCTTGTTGGAGCATCAGGAGAAGATGCTGCAGCCACAATAGAAAGGGAGAACACGCTTGTGGATGCTATAATTGTCAAGGAAGGAACCTCTGTTATTGATAACTTTAGCTGCGAGAGGGTTTGGGTTTGGGTTAACTGCGACAACGTTGTTGTTAGCATTCCCAAGATCGGTTAA